A single region of the Pseudomonas solani genome encodes:
- the iscU gene encoding Fe-S cluster assembly scaffold IscU, which produces MAYSEKVIDHYENPRNVGKLDAEDPDVGTGMVGAPACGDVMRLQIKVNEQGVIEDAKFKTYGCGSAIASSSLATEWMKGKTLDEAAAIKNTTIAEELALPPVKIHCSVLAEDAIKAAVQDYKQKKGLL; this is translated from the coding sequence ATGGCATACAGCGAAAAGGTCATCGACCACTACGAAAACCCGCGCAACGTCGGCAAGCTCGACGCTGAAGATCCCGATGTCGGCACCGGCATGGTCGGCGCGCCGGCCTGCGGCGACGTGATGCGCCTGCAGATCAAGGTCAACGAGCAGGGCGTTATCGAAGACGCCAAGTTCAAGACCTACGGTTGCGGTTCGGCCATCGCCTCCAGCTCCCTCGCCACCGAGTGGATGAAGGGCAAGACCCTGGACGAAGCCGCTGCGATCAAGAACACCACCATCGCCGAAGAACTGGCGCTGCCGCCGGTGAAGATCCACTGCTCGGTTCTGGCCGAGGACGCCATCAAGGCGGCCGTCCAGGACTACAAGCAGAAAAAGGGTCTGCTCTAA
- the iscR gene encoding Fe-S cluster assembly transcriptional regulator IscR — protein MRLTTKGRYAVTAMLDLALHSQQGPVSLADISERQGISLSYLEQLFAKLRRGSLVSSVRGPGGGYQLSRDVASIYVAEVIDAVNESVDVTRCQGQGNCDSSGGACLTHHLWDDLSMQIHEFLSSISLSDIVARNEVQEVAQRQNERHDQRRLGGRMPRSEKIEVSAIE, from the coding sequence ATGCGCTTGACCACTAAAGGCCGCTACGCCGTCACAGCCATGCTCGACCTGGCTTTGCATTCGCAGCAAGGTCCGGTTTCTCTGGCAGATATTTCCGAGCGTCAGGGCATCTCCCTTTCTTACCTCGAACAGCTCTTCGCCAAGTTGCGCCGTGGCAGCCTGGTCAGCAGCGTTCGTGGTCCGGGTGGCGGTTACCAGCTTTCCCGCGATGTGGCCAGCATCTACGTTGCCGAAGTCATCGACGCCGTCAACGAGTCGGTCGATGTCACGCGCTGCCAGGGGCAGGGCAATTGCGACTCTTCCGGAGGCGCCTGTCTGACCCACCATCTGTGGGATGACCTGAGCATGCAGATCCACGAGTTCCTCAGCAGCATCAGCCTGAGTGACATCGTCGCCCGTAACGAAGTCCAAGAGGTGGCCCAGCGCCAGAACGAGCGCCATGACCAGCGCCGCCTCGGTGGCAGGATGCCGCGTTCAGAAAAGATTGAAGTGTCCGCCATCGAATGA
- the cysE gene encoding serine O-acetyltransferase — translation MFERMREDIQSVFHRDPAARNAFEVLTCYPGLHAIWLHRLANALWLAGWKWLARLVSNFSRWMTGIEIHPGARIGRRFFIDHGMGIVIGETAEIGNDVTLYQGVTLGGTSWNAGKRHPTLEDGVVVGAGAKVLGPFTVGAGAKIGSNAVVTKAVPAGATAVGIPGRVIVKEDPEQVAKRQAIAEKFGFDAYGVSQDMPDPVARAIGQLLDHVQAVDERLEGMCKALTALGSDYCGKALPALREEDFEGVKDEVRPPAA, via the coding sequence ATGTTCGAACGCATGCGAGAAGACATTCAAAGCGTATTCCACCGTGACCCGGCTGCGCGCAATGCCTTCGAGGTGCTCACCTGTTACCCCGGCCTGCACGCCATCTGGCTGCATCGTCTGGCTAATGCCTTGTGGCTGGCGGGCTGGAAGTGGCTGGCGCGCCTGGTGTCGAACTTCAGTCGCTGGATGACTGGTATCGAGATCCACCCGGGGGCGCGCATCGGTCGGCGCTTCTTCATCGATCACGGCATGGGCATCGTCATTGGCGAAACCGCCGAGATCGGCAATGACGTCACCCTCTATCAAGGTGTGACCCTGGGTGGCACCAGCTGGAATGCCGGCAAGCGCCACCCGACGCTGGAAGATGGCGTGGTGGTCGGTGCGGGCGCCAAGGTGCTCGGCCCGTTCACGGTGGGAGCTGGCGCCAAGATCGGCTCCAACGCCGTGGTGACCAAGGCGGTGCCGGCCGGCGCCACTGCCGTGGGGATTCCGGGGCGGGTCATCGTCAAGGAAGACCCGGAGCAAGTGGCCAAGCGCCAGGCCATCGCCGAGAAGTTCGGCTTCGATGCTTATGGCGTGAGCCAGGACATGCCTGACCCGGTGGCACGCGCGATCGGACAGTTGCTGGACCACGTCCAGGCGGTGGATGAGCGCCTGGAGGGCATGTGCAAGGCGCTGACGGCCCTGGGTAGCGACTACTGCGGCAAGGCACTGCCGGCGCTTCGCGAAGAAGATTTCGAGGGTGTAAAGGACGAGGTGCGGCCGCCGGCGGCCTGA
- the iscA gene encoding iron-sulfur cluster assembly protein IscA, translated as MAISMTASAADHVRRSLEGRGKGEGIRLGVRTTGCSGLAYVLEFVDEVASEDMVFESFGMKVIIDPKSLSYLDGTELDFVREGLNEGFKFNNPNVRGECGCGESFNV; from the coding sequence ATGGCCATCAGCATGACTGCTTCCGCCGCCGATCACGTGCGTCGCTCCCTCGAAGGGCGCGGCAAGGGTGAGGGTATTCGCCTGGGTGTTCGCACCACCGGCTGCTCCGGCTTGGCTTATGTCCTGGAGTTCGTCGATGAAGTGGCGAGCGAGGACATGGTCTTCGAAAGCTTCGGCATGAAGGTGATCATCGATCCGAAGAGCCTGTCCTACCTCGACGGCACCGAGCTGGACTTCGTCCGCGAAGGCCTCAATGAGGGGTTCAAGTTCAACAACCCGAACGTTCGCGGCGAGTGTGGTTGCGGCGAGAGCTTCAACGTCTGA
- the trmJ gene encoding tRNA (cytosine(32)/uridine(32)-2'-O)-methyltransferase TrmJ, whose translation MLQNIRVVLVGTSHPGNIGGAARAMKNMGLSRLVLVEPEQFPHQEAWARASGADDILESAQVVGTLEEALVGCSLVYGTSARDRHIPWPLLDPRECGASCVEQVEGGAEVALVFGREYAGLTNEELQRCQFHVHIPSDPEFGSLNLAAAVQVLTYEARMAWLGVQGKPTKMEKVELTAEENIQPVTVDELELFFGHLERTLVDIGFLDPERPRHLMPRLRRLYGRSAISKLEMNILRGILTETQKAARGEIQKRREK comes from the coding sequence TTGCTGCAAAACATTCGCGTGGTCCTGGTCGGTACCAGTCACCCCGGCAATATCGGCGGGGCGGCTCGCGCCATGAAAAACATGGGGTTATCGCGCCTGGTGCTGGTGGAGCCCGAGCAGTTCCCTCATCAGGAAGCCTGGGCGCGTGCCTCCGGTGCCGATGACATTCTCGAGTCCGCGCAGGTCGTCGGAACGCTGGAAGAGGCGTTGGTCGGCTGCAGCCTGGTGTATGGCACCAGTGCGCGTGACCGTCATATCCCCTGGCCGTTGCTCGACCCTCGCGAGTGCGGTGCCAGTTGCGTCGAGCAGGTGGAGGGTGGCGCCGAAGTGGCGCTGGTGTTCGGGCGTGAGTACGCCGGCCTCACCAATGAAGAGCTGCAGCGCTGCCAGTTCCATGTGCATATCCCTTCCGATCCCGAATTCGGCTCGCTGAACCTGGCGGCGGCTGTCCAGGTGCTGACCTATGAGGCCCGCATGGCCTGGCTGGGCGTGCAGGGCAAGCCGACCAAGATGGAAAAGGTGGAGCTGACCGCCGAGGAAAACATCCAGCCGGTGACGGTGGATGAGCTGGAACTGTTCTTCGGCCACCTCGAACGTACGTTGGTCGATATCGGTTTTCTCGACCCGGAGCGCCCGCGCCATTTGATGCCGCGGCTGCGTCGTCTGTACGGGCGTAGCGCCATCAGCAAGCTTGAGATGAATATCCTGCGCGGCATCCTGACTGAGACCCAGAAGGCTGCGCGTGGAGAAATCCAGAAGCGGAGAGAGAAGTGA
- the hscB gene encoding co-chaperone HscB, which produces MGTPCHFALFELKPGFDLDLDQLASRYRELARSAHPDRFVDTSEREQRLAVEHAAQLNEAYQTLKSAPRRARYLLAIRGHELPLEATVKDPEFLLQQMQWREELEELHDSADLPGVAAFKRRLKAAQSDLDGAFSACWSDDARREEAERLVRRMQFLDKLTHEVRQLEERLDD; this is translated from the coding sequence GTGGGCACCCCCTGTCATTTCGCATTGTTTGAACTGAAGCCTGGCTTCGACCTCGATCTGGATCAGTTGGCGAGCCGCTATCGCGAGCTGGCGCGCAGCGCCCATCCGGATCGCTTCGTCGATACCTCCGAGCGCGAACAGCGCCTGGCCGTGGAGCACGCGGCGCAGCTGAACGAGGCCTACCAGACGCTGAAGAGCGCGCCTCGTCGGGCGCGTTACCTGCTGGCGATTCGTGGCCATGAGCTGCCCCTTGAGGCGACCGTCAAGGACCCCGAGTTCCTGTTGCAGCAGATGCAGTGGCGGGAAGAGCTGGAAGAGCTCCACGACAGTGCGGACCTACCTGGCGTGGCTGCTTTCAAGCGGCGTCTCAAGGCAGCCCAGTCCGATCTGGATGGCGCCTTCTCCGCCTGCTGGAGCGACGATGCCCGCCGCGAGGAAGCCGAGCGCCTGGTGCGCCGCATGCAGTTCCTCGACAAGCTGACTCACGAAGTGCGCCAACTGGAAGAGCGCCTCGACGACTAA
- the rlmN gene encoding 23S rRNA (adenine(2503)-C(2))-methyltransferase RlmN — MTESTGKVNLLGLTQPQLENFFESIGEKRFRAGQVMKWIHHFGVDDFDAMSNIGKALRDKLKASAEIRGPEIVSQDISSDGTRKWVVRVASGSCVETVYIPQGGRGTLCVSSQAGCALDCSFCSTGKQGFNSDLTAAEVIGQVWIANKSFGTVPAKIDRAVTNVVMMGMGEPLLNFDNVVSAMNIMMDDLGYGISKRKVTLSTSGVAPMIDKLGEQIDVSLALSLHAPNDELRNKLVPINKKYPLAVVLDACQRYIARLGEKRFLTIEYTLLKDVNDQPLHAEQMIALLKDFPCKINLIPFNPFPFSGYERPSNNAIRRFQDMLHKAGHNVTVRTTRGDDIDAACGQLVGQVMDRTRRSERYIAVRQLNGDTDAPQNAANRN, encoded by the coding sequence ATGACTGAATCAACCGGTAAAGTTAACCTGCTGGGTCTGACCCAGCCGCAACTGGAGAACTTCTTCGAGTCCATCGGGGAGAAGCGTTTCCGTGCCGGACAGGTGATGAAATGGATTCACCACTTTGGCGTCGATGATTTCGACGCCATGAGCAATATCGGCAAGGCCCTGCGCGACAAGCTCAAGGCCTCTGCCGAGATTCGCGGCCCCGAAATCGTCAGCCAGGACATTTCCAGCGACGGCACCCGCAAGTGGGTGGTGCGTGTGGCGTCCGGCAGCTGCGTCGAGACCGTGTACATCCCGCAAGGCGGGCGCGGCACCCTCTGCGTTTCCTCCCAGGCGGGCTGCGCGCTGGATTGCAGCTTCTGCTCCACCGGCAAGCAGGGTTTCAACAGCGACCTCACCGCCGCCGAAGTCATCGGCCAGGTGTGGATCGCCAACAAGTCCTTCGGCACCGTTCCGGCCAAGATCGACCGCGCCGTCACCAACGTGGTGATGATGGGCATGGGCGAGCCGCTGCTGAATTTCGACAACGTGGTCTCCGCTATGAACATCATGATGGACGACCTCGGTTACGGCATTTCCAAGCGCAAGGTGACCCTGTCCACTTCGGGCGTTGCGCCGATGATCGACAAGCTGGGCGAGCAGATCGACGTTTCCCTGGCGCTGTCGCTGCACGCGCCGAACGACGAATTGCGCAACAAGCTGGTGCCGATCAACAAGAAGTACCCCCTGGCGGTGGTGCTCGATGCCTGCCAACGCTACATCGCCCGACTGGGCGAGAAACGTTTCCTGACCATTGAGTACACCCTGCTCAAGGATGTGAACGATCAGCCTCTCCACGCTGAGCAGATGATCGCACTCCTCAAGGATTTTCCTTGCAAGATCAACCTGATTCCGTTTAATCCCTTCCCTTTCTCGGGGTACGAGCGGCCGAGCAATAACGCCATTCGCCGTTTCCAGGACATGCTCCACAAGGCCGGCCACAATGTCACCGTGCGCACCACGCGCGGGGATGACATCGACGCTGCCTGCGGTCAACTCGTTGGCCAGGTCATGGACCGTACCCGCCGCAGCGAGCGCTACATAGCCGTCCGCCAGCTCAATGGCGATACCGACGCGCCACAGAACGCTGCCAACCGAAACTGA
- the hscA gene encoding Fe-S protein assembly chaperone HscA, translating into MALLQIAEPGQSPKPHQRRLAVGIDLGTTNSLVAAVRSGVSAPLADADGQVIMPSAVRYHADRVEVGRSAKEAASADPLNTVLSVKRFMGRGLEDVKQLGEQLPYRFATGESHMPFIETVQGAKSPVEVSAEILRALRQRAEATLGGELVGAVITVPAYFDDAQRQATKDAARIAGLNVLRLLNEPTAAAVAYGLDKQAEGVVAIYDLGGGTFDISILRLTRGVFEVMATGGDSALGGDDFDHALAGWIVEQAGLSADLDPGAQRSLLEAACAAKEALTAADTVEVRYAQWSGQLTRARFDELIEPMVARSLKACRRAVRDAGIEVDEVEAVVMVGGSTRVPRVREAVGELFSRPPLTDIDPDQVVAIGAAVQADTLAGNKRGEELLLLDVIPLSLGLETMGGLMEKVIPRNTTIPVARAQEFTTYKDGQTAMMIHVLQGERELIKDCRSLARFELRGIPPMVAGAAKIRVTFQVDADGLLGVTASETASGVEASIQVKPSYGLTDGEITRMLQDSFQHANDDKVARVLREQQVDAQRLIEAVQAALQADGDALLTAEERIAIDFQLEQLQALLEGTDGAAIEQQTKRLTQVTDAFAARRLDASVKAALAGRRLNEIEE; encoded by the coding sequence ATGGCCCTACTGCAGATCGCTGAACCCGGACAGAGCCCCAAACCGCACCAGCGCCGCCTGGCGGTGGGCATTGACCTGGGCACCACGAATTCCCTGGTGGCCGCTGTGCGCAGCGGTGTTTCCGCACCGCTGGCCGATGCCGATGGGCAGGTCATCATGCCGTCCGCCGTGCGCTACCATGCGGATCGCGTCGAAGTCGGCCGTTCGGCGAAGGAGGCGGCTTCCGCCGATCCGCTGAACACCGTCCTCTCGGTCAAGCGCTTCATGGGGCGCGGCCTGGAAGACGTGAAGCAACTGGGTGAGCAGCTCCCCTACCGCTTCGCCACCGGCGAGTCGCACATGCCCTTCATCGAGACCGTGCAGGGCGCCAAGAGTCCTGTGGAAGTCTCGGCCGAAATCCTCCGTGCCTTGCGCCAGCGCGCCGAAGCCACCCTGGGTGGTGAGCTGGTGGGTGCGGTGATCACCGTCCCCGCCTATTTCGACGATGCCCAGCGCCAGGCCACCAAGGACGCTGCCCGTATCGCCGGGCTCAATGTCCTGCGTCTGCTCAACGAGCCCACCGCTGCTGCCGTTGCCTACGGGCTGGATAAGCAGGCCGAAGGCGTCGTGGCCATCTATGACCTGGGGGGCGGCACGTTCGATATTTCCATCCTGCGTCTGACCCGTGGCGTCTTCGAAGTCATGGCAACCGGTGGCGACAGCGCCCTCGGCGGCGACGATTTCGACCATGCCCTGGCGGGCTGGATCGTCGAGCAGGCCGGGCTTTCCGCCGATCTTGATCCCGGTGCCCAGCGCAGCCTGCTGGAGGCCGCTTGTGCCGCAAAGGAAGCGCTGACCGCTGCCGATACGGTCGAAGTGCGTTATGCGCAGTGGTCGGGCCAGCTGACCCGTGCACGCTTCGATGAGCTGATCGAGCCCATGGTCGCTCGCAGTCTCAAGGCTTGCCGTCGCGCTGTTCGTGACGCCGGCATCGAGGTTGACGAGGTCGAGGCCGTGGTCATGGTTGGCGGCTCCACCCGTGTCCCGCGAGTGCGCGAAGCGGTCGGCGAGCTTTTCTCCCGTCCGCCCCTAACCGATATCGACCCCGACCAGGTGGTGGCCATCGGTGCCGCCGTGCAGGCGGACACCCTGGCGGGCAACAAGCGTGGCGAAGAATTGCTGCTGCTGGACGTCATCCCGCTGTCCCTGGGGCTCGAAACCATGGGTGGGCTGATGGAGAAGGTGATTCCGCGCAATACCACCATCCCCGTCGCCCGTGCCCAGGAGTTCACCACCTACAAGGACGGCCAGACGGCCATGATGATCCACGTGCTTCAGGGTGAGCGCGAGTTGATCAAGGACTGCCGATCCCTGGCCCGTTTCGAGCTGCGTGGCATACCACCCATGGTTGCCGGTGCCGCGAAGATCCGCGTGACCTTCCAGGTGGATGCCGACGGCCTGCTGGGCGTGACGGCCAGCGAAACCGCCTCCGGCGTGGAAGCGAGCATCCAGGTCAAGCCTTCCTACGGCCTGACCGACGGTGAAATCACCCGCATGCTGCAGGACTCCTTCCAGCACGCCAACGACGACAAGGTCGCCCGCGTGCTGCGTGAGCAGCAAGTCGATGCCCAGCGCCTGATCGAGGCGGTCCAGGCCGCGTTGCAGGCGGATGGCGACGCGCTGCTCACCGCTGAAGAGCGGATCGCCATCGACTTCCAGCTGGAGCAACTGCAGGCTCTGCTGGAGGGCACCGACGGTGCCGCCATCGAACAGCAAACCAAGCGGCTGACCCAAGTGACCGACGCCTTCGCGGCGCGTCGCTTGGATGCCAGCGTCAAGGCTGCCCTGGCGGGGCGCCGACTGAATGAAATCGAGGAATGA
- a CDS encoding IscS subfamily cysteine desulfurase, whose protein sequence is MKLPIYLDYSATTPVDPRVAQKMSDCLLVDGNFGNPASRSHVFGWKAEEAVENARRQVAELVNADPREIVWTSGATESDNLAIKGVAHFYNTKGKHIITSKIEHKAVLDTTRQLEREGFEVTYIEPGEDGLITPAMVEAALREDTILVSVMHVNNEIGTINDIAAIGELTRARGILFHVDAAQSTGKVEIDLDKLKVDLMSFSAHKTYGPKGIGALYVRRKPRVRLEAMMHGGGHERGMRSGTLATHQIVGMGEAFHIAKQEMASENQRIKALADRFWAAVDGMEELYLNGSATSRVPHNLNISFNYVEGESLIMALKDLAVSSGSACTSASLEPSYVLRALGRNDELAHSSIRFTFGRFTTEQEVDYAASKVREAVDKLRELSPLWDMYKEGVDLSTVEWQAH, encoded by the coding sequence ATGAAATTGCCGATTTACCTGGACTACTCCGCTACCACACCGGTGGACCCTCGTGTTGCACAGAAGATGAGCGACTGCCTGCTGGTCGATGGCAACTTCGGCAACCCGGCCTCGCGTTCCCACGTGTTCGGCTGGAAGGCCGAGGAAGCGGTGGAGAATGCCCGTCGCCAGGTCGCTGAGCTGGTCAATGCCGACCCTCGCGAAATCGTCTGGACCTCCGGTGCCACTGAGTCCGACAACCTTGCCATCAAGGGTGTCGCGCACTTCTACAACACCAAGGGCAAGCACATCATCACCTCCAAGATCGAGCACAAGGCGGTCCTGGACACCACTCGCCAGCTCGAGCGTGAAGGCTTCGAAGTCACCTACATCGAGCCGGGCGAAGACGGCCTGATCACCCCCGCGATGGTCGAAGCGGCCCTGCGCGAAGACACCATCCTGGTGTCGGTGATGCACGTGAACAACGAGATCGGCACCATCAACGACATCGCGGCCATCGGTGAACTGACCCGTGCCCGCGGCATCCTGTTCCACGTCGATGCGGCCCAGTCCACCGGCAAGGTCGAGATCGACCTGGACAAGCTGAAGGTCGACCTGATGTCCTTCTCTGCCCACAAGACCTACGGCCCCAAAGGCATCGGCGCGCTCTACGTTCGTCGCAAGCCGCGTGTGCGCCTGGAAGCCATGATGCACGGCGGTGGTCACGAGCGCGGCATGCGTTCCGGCACCCTGGCCACCCACCAGATCGTCGGCATGGGCGAAGCCTTCCACATCGCCAAGCAGGAAATGGCCTCCGAGAACCAGCGCATCAAGGCACTGGCGGACCGCTTCTGGGCTGCAGTGGATGGCATGGAAGAGCTCTACCTCAATGGCAGCGCCACTTCCCGTGTCCCGCACAACCTGAACATCAGCTTCAACTACGTCGAAGGCGAGTCGCTGATCATGGCGCTGAAGGACCTCGCGGTCTCTTCGGGTTCCGCCTGCACCTCGGCCTCTCTCGAGCCGTCCTACGTGCTGCGCGCACTGGGCCGCAACGACGAGTTGGCACACAGCTCCATTCGTTTCACCTTTGGCCGCTTCACCACCGAACAAGAAGTGGATTACGCAGCCAGCAAGGTCCGTGAAGCCGTAGACAAGCTCCGTGAATTGTCTCCCCTGTGGGACATGTACAAAGAGGGCGTCGACCTCTCGACGGTCGAATGGCAGGCGCACTGA
- the fdx gene encoding ISC system 2Fe-2S type ferredoxin — translation MPQIVFLPNAEHCPEGMVVEAQPGETIIAAAMRNGLEIEHACEMSCACTTCHVVIREGFNTLEASDELEDDMLDKAWGLEAESRLSCQAVVGEVDLVVEIPKYTLNQVSEKH, via the coding sequence ATGCCGCAGATCGTATTTCTGCCCAATGCCGAGCATTGCCCTGAAGGGATGGTGGTCGAGGCCCAGCCGGGCGAAACCATCATTGCGGCGGCCATGCGCAACGGCCTGGAGATCGAGCACGCCTGCGAGATGTCCTGTGCCTGCACCACCTGCCACGTCGTGATCCGCGAGGGCTTCAACACCCTCGAAGCGTCCGACGAGCTGGAAGACGACATGCTGGACAAGGCCTGGGGCCTGGAAGCCGAGTCGCGACTGTCCTGTCAGGCCGTCGTGGGGGAGGTGGATCTCGTCGTGGAGATTCCGAAGTACACTCTCAACCAGGTTTCTGAAAAGCACTGA
- a CDS encoding RodZ domain-containing protein, with protein MKASQPEIAAATRANPGETLRQARESKDLSLAEVARQLNLTEQALRQLEAGSFEQLPGHTFARGYIRAYAKLLGMDQARLVTDFDLYTGTDATGSNVHSLGRIEEPVRLSQSVLRFVSFALLLVLGVIGFLWWQDQAERRSGETADISMEHVEVESADGTTQIHPLDEPEDQAVADAQEGEDAAPSELSPEVAAQPEGTPPTAGTSPAPAQALPLPQGSAPATSAPAAPALSAPAAPSAPVVSAMPATPTAPSATAPAQAPVVAAAGQGLVRIQFVANCWTQVTDADGKVLLSALKRTGESVELAGRPPFELRLGYARGAQVSYNGQSVDVAPYTHGETARLKLGQ; from the coding sequence ATGAAAGCGTCGCAACCCGAAATTGCCGCCGCGACCCGTGCCAACCCAGGCGAGACACTGCGCCAGGCACGTGAAAGCAAGGACCTGAGCCTTGCCGAGGTCGCCCGACAGCTGAACCTGACCGAGCAGGCCCTGCGTCAGCTTGAGGCGGGCTCATTCGAGCAGTTGCCCGGCCACACCTTTGCCCGTGGCTACATCCGTGCCTACGCCAAGCTGCTGGGTATGGACCAGGCGCGCCTGGTGACCGATTTCGACCTCTACACCGGCACCGACGCCACCGGCAGCAATGTCCACAGCCTCGGCCGCATCGAGGAGCCCGTGCGCCTGTCGCAGAGCGTGCTGCGCTTCGTCAGCTTCGCCCTCCTGCTGGTCCTCGGCGTCATCGGTTTCCTCTGGTGGCAGGACCAGGCCGAGCGCCGTAGCGGCGAAACCGCCGACATCAGCATGGAGCACGTCGAGGTCGAAAGCGCCGACGGCACCACCCAGATCCACCCGCTGGACGAGCCCGAGGACCAGGCCGTGGCCGACGCCCAGGAGGGCGAAGACGCTGCACCGAGCGAGCTGTCCCCGGAAGTGGCCGCGCAGCCGGAAGGCACACCGCCTACCGCAGGCACCAGCCCAGCACCGGCCCAGGCCCTGCCGCTTCCCCAGGGCAGCGCACCTGCCACCAGCGCCCCGGCAGCTCCTGCCTTGTCGGCCCCCGCAGCCCCGTCCGCTCCCGTCGTCTCGGCTATGCCGGCCACTCCGACTGCTCCGTCCGCTACCGCGCCCGCTCAGGCTCCGGTAGTTGCCGCCGCAGGCCAGGGCCTGGTGCGTATCCAGTTCGTCGCCAACTGCTGGACCCAGGTGACCGATGCCGATGGCAAGGTCCTGCTCAGCGCCCTTAAGCGCACCGGCGAGAGCGTCGAGCTGGCCGGCCGGCCGCCGTTCGAACTGCGCCTCGGCTACGCCCGTGGCGCCCAGGTCAGCTACAACGGC
- the ndk gene encoding nucleoside-diphosphate kinase produces MAVERTLSIIKPDAVAKNVVGEIVTRFEKAGLSVVAAKMVQLSEREAGGFYAEHKERPFFKDLVSFMTSGPVVVQVLEGEGAIAKNRELMGATDPKKADAGTIRADFAVSIDENAVHGSDSEASAAREISYFFAATEVCARIR; encoded by the coding sequence ATGGCCGTTGAACGTACCCTTTCCATCATCAAGCCTGACGCCGTTGCCAAGAACGTAGTGGGCGAGATCGTCACCCGTTTCGAAAAAGCCGGCCTGAGCGTCGTCGCTGCCAAGATGGTTCAGCTCTCCGAGCGCGAAGCTGGCGGTTTCTACGCCGAGCACAAAGAGCGTCCCTTCTTCAAGGATCTGGTTTCCTTCATGACCTCCGGTCCGGTTGTCGTGCAGGTACTGGAAGGTGAAGGCGCCATCGCCAAGAACCGCGAACTGATGGGCGCTACCGACCCGAAGAAAGCCGACGCCGGCACCATTCGCGCTGACTTCGCCGTTTCCATCGACGAAAACGCCGTACACGGCTCCGACTCCGAGGCTTCCGCTGCTCGCGAGATCTCCTACTTCTTCGCCGCCACCGAGGTGTGCGCTCGTATTCGCTGA
- the pilW gene encoding type IV pilus biogenesis/stability protein PilW, whose translation MTLRPALLLVFASLVGCVSTGSVDPMKTAEGRDKARDAYIQLGIGYLSQGAAERAKVPLRKALELDSSSADANAALALVFQTEMEPKLADEHFRKALSSRTDSRILNNYGGFLYEQKRYEEAYERFEQAAEDSLYPERSRVFENLGLTALRMNRPDLAKQHFDKSLRLNRQQPVALLEMADLSYAEKQYVPARDYYDRYSKIAPQSARSLLLGTRLATVFDDRDQAASLGLQLKRLYPGTPEYQQYLSEQR comes from the coding sequence ATGACCCTGCGCCCCGCGCTGCTTCTCGTTTTCGCCAGCCTGGTGGGCTGCGTGTCCACTGGCTCCGTTGACCCGATGAAGACCGCGGAAGGCCGCGACAAGGCCCGCGACGCCTACATCCAGCTGGGCATCGGCTATCTCTCCCAAGGGGCTGCCGAGCGGGCCAAGGTGCCCCTGCGCAAGGCTCTGGAACTTGACTCGTCCAGCGCCGACGCCAACGCTGCGCTGGCCCTGGTGTTCCAGACCGAGATGGAGCCCAAGCTCGCCGACGAGCATTTCCGCAAGGCCCTGTCCTCGCGCACTGATTCCCGCATCCTCAATAACTACGGCGGTTTCCTCTATGAGCAGAAACGCTACGAGGAAGCCTACGAGCGCTTCGAGCAGGCCGCCGAAGACAGCCTCTATCCCGAACGCTCCCGTGTGTTCGAGAACCTCGGCCTGACCGCCCTGCGGATGAACCGCCCGGACCTGGCTAAGCAGCATTTCGACAAGTCCCTGCGCCTGAACCGCCAGCAGCCGGTTGCGCTGCTGGAGATGGCCGACCTGTCCTACGCCGAGAAGCAATACGTCCCGGCCCGCGACTACTACGACCGCTACAGCAAGATCGCCCCCCAGAGCGCCCGCAGCCTGTTGCTGGGCACTCGGCTGGCCACCGTATTCGATGATCGCGACCAGGCCGCGAGCCTGGGTCTGCAACTCAAACGACTCTATCCCGGCACGCCGGAATACCAGCAATACCTGTCGGAGCAAAGATGA
- the iscX gene encoding Fe-S cluster assembly protein IscX: protein MSLKWVDVLEIAIQLAESKPEVDPRYVNFVDLHNWVVSLPEFDDNSQRGGEKVLEAIQAAWIEEAD, encoded by the coding sequence ATGAGTCTCAAATGGGTCGATGTTCTGGAGATCGCCATCCAGCTGGCCGAGAGCAAGCCCGAGGTTGACCCGCGCTACGTCAACTTCGTCGATCTGCACAATTGGGTCGTGAGCCTGCCGGAGTTCGATGACAACAGTCAGCGCGGCGGCGAGAAGGTCCTTGAAGCCATCCAGGCGGCATGGATCGAAGAAGCCGACTGA